The nucleotide sequence GAAGGCATATCCCTTTGGGCTCCTCCAGAAGCCAACCTGTGAACAAGCATTACAGTGCAAGTAGCTTATTTGATTCCAGGAAGCATCAAAAGGAGAGTAGGGAtgtgaggccagggagggagggcagacaaATAGGAGGTATATTGTCAAAAAAGTTACCACTGTAGGTAACTGAAGCTTAATACCACTAGAGAACTCTGGGAGTCAGTACAGAACATGCTACTCAGAGATATCCCACACAAGGGACAGGGaagatggaatatttttccacCAGCTCCTGCCAGTCACTGGTGGAGAGTCCTGAGGGGCATTAAATCTCAGGCACCACGGCCTGCCTCACACAGGCAGAGCAAGGCCCGGAAGGCCAGAAAGCCTCAGGTGGACGTGCAGGTCTTGACAGATGTAAACTGGCGAGGCCCAAGAGGATATAGGCAGAGGCTGCATGGCGGACCAGAGGACAGTCACAAATCAGCCACTCATTCACCCGGGTTGCCAAATTcgaaaatgaaagagaatgaaagagagcACTGGTGACACCTCGAGTTGGTTTGCTGTTTTCCTGGAAGCTCGGCCAATATCTGATTTAACCCTTGACGGGACGCAGTGGCTCTCTGCCGAGGTCTCAATAGCAGACAGAGAGCCCAATTCATTAAGGTCCCAGCCCCATTTCCCCACCACCGTGCAAAGAGAGGTTTACACTCACCATTACACGCCATCGTCACCGTATATCTGGGAGTTGGTGTCATTTTCATCCATGTTTCCTACACGAAAGTTTGGCTTGGAAAGCTGCAGTGACTTATCTAAGGTCACGCAGCAAGGAATTTGGAGCCAGAATGGACCCCAGTCCTGCCAGACACGGCGTCTTTCCCCACCGCCCCGCCGGGGCCCCGCCGCAGGCGCCCGGCCCCGAGCTCCGGCTGTCCGGAGCGTTCAGACGAGCGTTAGAAAGGCTAAGGCTCCTATTCATCACCGTGTCTTATGAATTGAAAACAATGTTCATGAGGTCATTTCCATGGGGCTCTGGGGTTGGCTGTGTAAATATTTGGCCTTCAGGGCTCTTCTCAGCCAGGCTCCTCAGGGCGCTGACGTTAAACACGCTCCTGCGGGAAGATGCGGTCTGCGCAGCGAGGGCCTGGAGCCGGGCGCTCGGAGGGCGTCTGCTCAGGCTAATGTTTGACAACACAAAGCCCATTTTTCCTAtgactttttctcatttaagaCAAGAAAGATTGCCCTCTGCTCGTCAACACACACGCTCGCCAGTCATTAATATGCAGGCCTTTGAAAACATTTGTGATCACAAAGAtctgtgttttctcatttctctgcaGAGGCCGGGAGCttgggctgggggcggggggagggtggggaagagaaagggagggaaggaagaaaaccaCCTTGTTGTCTGCGCCCGCAGAGCCGCCCGGGCCTCGGCCTCGGCCTCGGAGCGGCCCCCGCGCCCGGCGCCCGACCCACGCGCGGACTGCAGCGCGGACACTGCGGGGGGCACGGCCACCAGAAACCGCACTTTCCTCTGGGTGGGGGAGTTCCAGGTGTTTAACTTGATTCTGTGATGAGATACCCAGCGTGTTTGTCTCCTGGGGCTGCTGCGGAAAAGTGCCACAAACTTCGTGgcttaataaaatagaaatttattctcacagttctggaggccggaagtctgaagtcaaggtgtcagaGGGCTGCCTGGGAAGGCTCTCGGGGAGACCCCTGCCTCCGCCGGCTTCTGGTGGTGGCCGCCAGTGTTTGGGGCTCCTGGGCTGTGGCTGCGGCGCTTcattctctgcctctgtggtcccACGGCCTTgtcccctgtgtgtctgtgtcggtgtctctcttcctattttttttttaattaataatttttttagaggcagagccttgctctgtcacccaggctggagtgcagtggcccagtcactGCTCATTAcaaacttgaactcctggactcaagccattctcccgcctcagctttcccagtagctgggactaaaggtgtgcaccaccacacctggctaatttatttatttatgtttattttagaggcagggtcttgctatgttacccaggctggtctcaaactcctggcctcaagtgatcctctccccttcagcctcccaagctgctgggattgcaggtgtgagccactgcatctgtctcctcttctttaaggacaccagtcatgttggattagggtcCATCGTACTCCAGTATGACCCCTTCTTAACTAATTCCCTctacaatgaccctatttccaagtaagatcACATCCTGAAGTTCTGGGGGTCAGAACTTCAGCATAACCCTCTGGGGGCACAATTCACCCCATAACACCCAGTGATGAGCAAATGGCCATCAGTAAATCATGGGCAGGAGGCAAAGGTGCCCATCACCCAGGGGACTGAGCCTCTGTGTTTCCGGACAGGCACAGCCTCCATCCAATGCTGTGGGACACCCCCATGGGCCTGTGTCCTGACTGCAGAGCTGCCTACAAGCCACCCTGAAGGCAACATGGCCCCAGGAAGAAGGGCCTGGATCCAGGGAAGGAGGAGCTGGCCATGTCCCGGGACAGAGGCTGGGTCCATGGCCAGACTGGACAACGCCTGGCAAAGCATCTGAAGCCTGGATCAGGGCATCCTCACTGTTGACCATGAGCCTCCAGGAGCACTTTCCTGTTCCATgagaagagacagggagagatgGACAGCCAGGGTAAACCGATGGGACAGGGGTGGCATATTTTATCATGGATCCCTTGTTCCTTCTAAGGGCAGATATGGAGGAGAAGATCATGGAGTCTTCCCTACGGCCATGTCAGAGAGGACTCTGGCTAGATTGGGGGGAAGAGTGAAGCTGTTCTCTCTGGCCAGGgactgcagggaggagggagctcgagggcagtgggcagggaggagggtgagcCAGGGTGGGTGCCTGGGCCATGTGAGTAAGAAGAGAAGTAAAATCATGAATTCCTTTTTAATAATACTGACTTCACAGAAACAATGATTCATAACACATGGGTGAGGTGTAAAGCATACCAAGAAATGAGCACCTACAGACCACCACTCGGCTTAAGAAATAGAAACTCCCCCAGGGGCCCCTCCATTACCCAAATTCCATGTTGGCAATTCCCTTGTTTGCTCGGATTTCATCTCACCATGTATGTTTGCATCCTTAAATGATGTAGCATGtaattttgcatgttttcatatttatgtaaatggaaccacttgacatatattcttttgtgactggcttcttcaCTTGTCATCATGTTCTTAAGATTCACACATGGCTAAGCATGTAGTGTAATTAATCTGTCCTCAGTGTGCTGTTTTCATTGTGTGGATTCACGCAATTTTTCCACTCTACTGCCAAGGGCTGCCCTGTTCCTTTGCTGCTATGAACAAAGTTCCCGGGAACAGCCTTGGGCCGTCTCCCACTGCCCACATACAGGGACTCACCTAGGGGCAGAATTGCTGGGCACAGGCTGGGCATCTGTTAGCTCTGCCAGCTGACACCAAACTGTTCCCAAGTGCTGGGGCCATGTGAAGTTACTTCCACCAGACTTTGAAAAGGAGGGGAATAGACCCAAGAAGCCACCGCCTCCATTCGCTCCTGTCATCAAACAAGGGGCAGGTACCACTGAGagaaaacatgaaattaaaaagatacctCCTGAAAGACCAGAAACACTTCCGAatagaacagaagaaaaagaaagaccagAGAGAGCGCCAAAACTGGATTTACAGAAGCCCTCTGTTCCTGCCATACCGCCAAAAAAGCCTCAGCCACCTAAGACCAACTCTCTCAACAGACCTGGCGCATTGCCCCCGAGAAGACCGGAGCGACCAGTGGGTCCACTGACACACACCAGGGGTGACGGTCCAAAGATTGACCTGGCGGGCAGTTCGCTATCCAGCATCCTGGACAAGGATCTCTCAGACCGCAGCAATGACATCAACCTAGAAGGTTTTGACTCCGTGGTATCATCTACTGAGAAACTCAGTCACCCAACAACAAGCAGACCAAAAGCTACGGGGAGGCGGCCTCTGTCCCAGTCTCTCACATCGTCCTCCCTTTCAAGCCCTGATATCTTCGGCTCCCCAAGTCCCAAAGAAGATAAGGAGGAACACATTTCACTTGCGCACAGAGGAGTGGATGCATCAAAGAAAACGTCAAAGACTGTTACCATATCCCAAGTGTCTGACAACAAAGCATCTCTGCCGCCCAAGCCGGGGATCATGGCAGCAGGCAGCAGTGGGCCAGTCCCTCTGTCCTCAGCGGCGCCTTCCCCGCTGTCATCCTCTTTGGGAACAGCTGGACACAGAGCCAACTCCCCATCTCTGTTCGGCAGGGAAGGAAAACCAAAGATGGAGCCTGCGGCCGGCAGCCAGGCAGCCGTGGAAGAGCTGAGGACGCAGGTCCGTGAGCTCAGGAGCATCATCGAGACCATGAAGGACCAGTAGAAATGAGAGATTAAGCAGTTACTGTCAGAGTtggatgaagagaagaaaatccaGCTTTGGTTGCAGATGGAAGTGAATGACATAAAGAAAGCTCTTCAATCaaaatgaatatttgataaatgaaatgtCACATTATTCATCCTGAGTCTGAGACTCAAATTTTCTGCCCCAGCCAAAATAACCTTGTGCCAAAAGATTAAAGGTTTGCCTCAACATGTCCCTGTTTGAAAGATTAGCACAGAAGTCTTGATAGCACAACACAAATTCCATCCAAGAGGAGAATCTTTCCCATGGTGTAGTCCTGGGGCTGGCAGTGGTTGTGACTTACACGGAGCAAATTGTGCTACAGGCTTTTCTACCTTGAGATCTCGTACGAAATGAAAACTCAGGCAGTTTAGTCCATAGTGGTACTATTGTGATGatattttccattaataaaatgtaatttcagaTTATTCGTTTACaagctttataattttatgattttttaatcgTGTTTTGTCACAGGTTCCCCTAGTGTTTGTACTACATGTAGTCAGGCGCGAGTGTCCCGTTCTTTTGCTTCAGGCTGAGAGCTGCCTCGCTTTGTGTCCCCCTTTAGGATTCTATTACATATGCAGTTGTAGGCCCAACTGTCCCTTCCCCTGCTAGCAACCCCCACCACCCTAAGAGAAATTTTAGCTTATATATGATGGTatatttacaaaaagagaaagagaaaatctggcATTTGCAATGATCTGTGCCTTCTTTTTACCACCCTCTTGATTGGAGCTTTTGTGATGCAGCTACcatgattcaaaaaaaaaattacctaccCTCGCCCATCCTGGCAATCTCAGACTCTCAGTTCTGTTTCTGATATTTTCCGGAATTGTCAgaatattatttacaaatgtcACAAAGTAATCAGGAAAAATGGCAATTAAGCGATTtataattcaaaacaaattttttaaaaagggggatgAACAATAGGAGACATTTCGTTAAGGGGAGCAGGGTGCGACCTCTTCCCCCTTAAAGCAGGCGGTCTCTCCACGGAACGGCCCGTAGCCTGATGCCGCCAAGGGCTCTGAGGCAAGAACACAAAATTGCATTTTTCACATTGGTTCTCTCCCTAAATCCCATGGCCACACCTTTCTCTGTAGCCACAACGTCATTCTTTGTGACCCCACAGCTCCCAGCCGGGTGTGGCCCCCTCCCTGTAGCCCCGGCTTCCCTGCGGCCTGCTGGCTGCCGCGACGCTGCGCACTCACACAGCTCTGCGGAGATGACGTCAGCCCCTGGGGGACAGGGCTGGAACCTGAGCGACAACCCGGAGGCCTAggtctccccaccccaggctgccaCATGCAGGGCAGGGTAGGTGATGGGGGACTGAGGGTGCCAGGCTGGAGGGCTGAAGTGGAGCCTCTGCTGTCCTTGAGCTCTCAGACCTCAGGGAGGTTCCCCAGTCAAGGACAGTGGCTGGCAATACCGATGATCCAATTGGTCAGACCCCCTGGGCTGGTTGCTTGGTACCGAG is from Lemur catta isolate mLemCat1 chromosome 10, mLemCat1.pri, whole genome shotgun sequence and encodes:
- the LOC123645732 gene encoding SH3 domain-containing kinase-binding protein 1-like, which produces MRAARASASASERPPRPAPDPRADCSADTAGGTATRNRTFLWCWGHVKLLPPDFEKEGNRPKKPPPPFAPVIKQGAGTTERKHEIKKIPPERPETLPNRTEEKERPERAPKLDLQKPSVPAIPPKKPQPPKTNSLNRPGALPPRRPERPVGPLTHTRGDGPKIDLAGSSLSSILDKDLSDRSNDINLEGFDSVVSSTEKLSHPTTSRPKATGRRPLSQSLTSSSLSSPDIFGSPSPKEDKEEHISLAHRGVDASKKTSKTVTISQVSDNKASLPPKPGIMAAGSSGPVPLSSAAPSPLSSSLGTAGHRANSPSLFGREGKPKMEPAAGSQAAVEELRTQVRELRSIIETMKDQ